The Meriones unguiculatus strain TT.TT164.6M chromosome 6, Bangor_MerUng_6.1, whole genome shotgun sequence genomic interval ggtgtaatatatgagaaaagaatttttaaaaagaaagaaaaaccgtatttcaaatgaaaaaaaaacatatatatatatatatatatatatatcccatatCCTTAGATTTTCTCAGAATTTGGATCCTCTTTTATAAAAAAGGCCAAAGaatctgccaaaaaaaaaaagatatggaaGCTTACAATACTTTAAATTCTATTTACTTATAAAATTGAATTATTGACCACAGATAAACATCAATAATGAAGTTGCTACATCTTTAAATGACAGACTGCTGAGTTCTTTTCAACAAGCAGTACTGGTTGACTTTTACTTGCTTAGGGTTGTGTTTCTGACTGAAAGAGTCTTTTCTCCAGGTACTTATTTTcaggctagggatgtagctcagttggttgCACACCATTCAGGAAACCCAGTATTCAGGTCTCAGCATCACACAAGATTTGGGCGTATTGGAACAGGCCTATTATCCCAGCTTGGAAGATGGAGCTAGGAGGATCAGAATTTCAAGTTCATCCTCAGCTCTAAAGTGAGTTCAAGCCCAACTTGGGTTAGATAATCTCTACCTTAAAAACTAGTAgtgattttaaaatttctttttgctTGGGTGAACAAATATCATGAAATCAAGAAGTAGTCTGCTGTCATGATGTGTTATATTATGTTGAAAGAAGGGCAAGAAACTGAATGCACTTGTAGGTTGAATTTGATATAAGGCATTTTTGCCAGAATGCTTAATTCATAGATTTTGTATGTTTTCATATCTTTCAAAAGGAGTTTTGCTGGAAAGGCAGCCCTTAACATTGATTCTTGGATCTTGATGGCAAGAATAGTATAATGAAAACAGGTAAATTGTCCTAAGTTATTCTACAGGTCAAGGAATTAAATATTGCTGTTTCGTTAGTTATTGGCAACATTATGATGGGTGGGAAGTTAGTGACACATACAGTTTTGATAAATAGTTAACCTTGTTCCAGAGTCTGTGAGAGGTGTCCCTGAAGTCAGTAAAGAACAAATGACTTACGAGCACGATTATAATTTTTAGTAGGTACAATTTTGGTTTTATTGCAAGGCACACAATCATATACACAATGTATGATTAGCCTCTAACACTATAAGACATAAATAATATCCGTATGGTAAAGAACACACTTTTCATTCTGAGAGCAAAATTTTCATGGTCTGAGCCAATTTGTAACCTTGAGGGACTTTCATATTGATACCAAGCCATTAAAACAAttcttatttgaaaaataaacctTATAGGATGAACACACAACCTTGTCATAGATTTTCCTTaaaattctttcatttaaaacttgtatTCTTTCACTTTACTCATCTTACACCCCATGAGATGGAATATCTATAAATTATTGGATACAAGCTTAATAACTGTCTCACATATTCAtcacaaaattaaaacattttctcaaaaatTCTTGATttctctttaaacattttttgtttttcaaaagtttCCACTAGAGTGGGAGGATGGAGTCCAGACAGAGTTGATCCCATGATCATAGACATAGCCAGCAACACCTTCTTTAATGGAAAAGCCTTCTGGGAAACTCAGATATGGTGAGCCACTTGAGGGCTGCTTGGTTAGATAAAAGCACTGTGATGATCAAGCATGGCAGTATGATCACTGCTTCCTAGCATcaagcacatgtgcacacacatgtatgcacctGCTCTctttcacatatacacacacctgcCTATAATTCAACCATAAAGCACACATATGtaattgattctctccttccagtgtATGAGTCTGTTTATCAGTCTTTAAACTAGAGCCACCAAAAGGCTCCCATCTATTTGTTACTTTCAGTCTGAAGGTCATGAGGAAGCTCAGGATACATCTCAGGGAAGTAAAGCTACTTACTTTATATGACTCCCTCCATGGGATTCAGATTTATGTATCAATAAATGTAGGAAGCAGAACTGTTCAGAGAGCATATGGAGCGTTAAAGAAGTCACTATTATAACTCCATTCCATGATGGTGTGGTGAATACATTGTATTTtgtactggggaaaaaaaatctaccaacaGCTTCGGTATCTTACCATGCTGTAGAAGCTTTTCTACTCCGTTTCAGTGGGATCTGTCCCAGAACTGTTTTGTCCACATGGATGTCTCATATGTATAACAGCCAAAGTTTTTACCTATTGGGTTAAGGTTGCCCAATATTTAAGCCATTCTTATCTATATATTCAGTTATAAGAATGCAAGGGTAGTGACtctctcttaaaacaaacaaacaaacaaaaacaaaaaaacaaaaaaacatgcccTGGTCTGGCAAgacagctcagtgagtaaaggctcATAACACCTGATAATGCAAGCTGGATGATGTGAGTTCCaaccccagaatccatgtaaaagaaAAGGAGTGAACTGACTGtgcaaaattgtcctctgacctctgcatggaTGCCATAATGCTCACCCTCAtgtggaaaataataataataataataataataataataataataataataataatgcttttTACAAGTTTGTGTCCACTCCAGGGCATGCATCTGTACCTTTTTTAtatgtctgtcttcctctgttaGCCTTCATGCTTAAATCTACATGGACACCTTTTGCTTCATAAATTACAGCTTTGTGGCATTACAAAAGAATTCCAGAACATCAAGGAAATTTAAGAAATACTCAGGAGAATATTCCATTTCCATTAAGAAATATCTCTGCAAGGTCACTGTTCACCACTGAGCTCAGTAGCATAAAAGTTTCAAATGGAGATAACCATAATGGCAGTGACTCTGCAGAGTGTCTCATACCTTCCTTCATACAGGCTtcagtctacagagagagagagggagcagcaCCAGGGAGCCAGCTGGTGGTGAGAACTCACAGATGGAACTCTGCTTGCAGTATTGAGGTCCACACATTAAATGCTCTATTAGACTCCAAGGGGTGCTGTCCTGACCATGAATAAGCTTAGAAATaggcattatttttaaattatctttttcgTCTTTCAAggcaaattacaaaaaaaaaaaaaaaaaaaaaaaaaaaaaaaaaaaaaaaaaaaaaacaaccctcattatctctgaactgtaagttttaaagaacagaaagggGAATTTATATGTCATTTGGAAGATTTAGCAAAATTATCCTAAATGGGCTTCTCAGACGGTAGTCTCCCCAGGTACACCCTTACCCAAGACCATGCAAGTTCTTCTCAGCTACCTAGTCTTGTTTCCTTCTTCAGCATACATGTGGGAACAATTCTATTTCCTGTAGAAAGCTAGAACATAACATTTGATGATTCATATGGTCAAAACAACTCCTTCTACCTGAGTAGAGAATCTGACATTAGGTGCTTGTCTACCAGCAGATGCTACCACAAAGTAGATTCAACCAAAGCTACCATCTTAGAGTAAATTTAAACGCTGGGGATTTATTAATGCCAAGTTATGAGCAGTGTTAGAGTGAATGATGTTTGGAGAATCCAGAGGAAATCACACCATGACGGAGTCCCAGAGAGTAGCTTATATTCCAGCAAACTAGCTCAGCATCAACTCTCCATGTCTCGAGAGGTATCACTACTGCACCCTCGAGAAATGTGCTGGCTGGACAGGAAGCCTAGTCCTTATATACACACAGGCTACTATTTACAGATGAAACTACACAAACTTTGTTGGTATTTACGCTTCATACTTCTTAATATCAGTTcatgttttctcagaagattatCTACCTGAATAGCATGCTAAAAACCAAAGATCTTATGTAGCAACTGTAGTTTTCAAGGCATTAGACACTGTGAGAAAAGAGCATTCACAACTTCAAACGAGTTCACTAATGAAAGATGATGCTTTGTACTACTGTGCAGTTGTTCGGCATCATGAGTATGAATCCAAGTTCTTCCTAAGATGCACTCTTTTCACACATGAGACATGCTCACCCAGCAGACAGTGGGCTGGGTATGAGCCTTGAGATGGCCTCATTCTAACTGAGATTGTTTCTGCCAGGCAGATTGGGTGTCATCTAAGCTTTGGATCCAgaggttttgctttgcttttttttccctgtattttCTTCTCCAGAGCTTTGGAACTATGTTGCATAGGAAGGCCACACAGATGGAGGTACACTAATCCAAAGGAACCACAAGAAAGAGTCTTGGCTTTGTTTATCAAAGGGTTGAAATTACATTGGCTTCTCTGTCCTAGGAAAGAGGTGTATTGTTGCCAGGACCTGCTGTGCTCTGTTCTTCAGACTTCCTGCCCCTACTCAGCTAGATCACTAATGCTCCCTGCACCTTAAGACTTCAGAGCATGACATTTCTAAATTATGGAATGCCTCATCTTTCCACTTCAGACTGCAGTGGTAATCTGGGTTAAGCCAAGATCATTGAACTCGTCTCGACCTGGAGAGCTGTAAGAAGACATCTCCACGACTAGTCATACTGGCTTATTCATCCCATCCACATCCCTCAGGGCAGCAGGATCCTGAACtgtgtttctgactctgttggtgcTCTGTCGCTCCACTCGCATCTTAATAGGGAAGCAGAAATCCCTAAAACACCGCTTGAAGTTTTCATCAAGAAAGGCATAGAGGACAGGATTCAGGCTACTGTTGGTATAACCCAAGGCGATGCAGAAGTAATAGCTGGAGAGGGCGGCCGTGCTGTGGGAGGTGCTGCCCAGAGCCTCCACCAAGATAAAGATGTGGATCGGAGTCCAGCAGACGATGAAGACTGCAACCACTACCAGCACTAGCTTGGTGATGCGGCGGAGATTGCGGTCCTTCTCCCGCGAGCCGGAGAGGAGCCGCACGCTCTTCAGGCGCAGGATCATGAGGGTGTAACAGACGATGATGATGAGGACCGGGATCACAAAGgcaaacacaaagacacagatCTTCATGAAGAGGTCCCACCAGGAGTAGTCATCATCAGGAAACTGCAAGGAGCACTCGATGACATCCACATCTGTCAAAGGTGaccaaagtaataaaaaaaaaaaaatcacagagagtCCTGTTATTGTCAGCACTGTGACTGAAGAATTATACTCTAATTCTAATACTGTTGTTTCCAGAGGTCCAAGATATAATGAGATTGAACTGGGAGCAGAACAGCAAATCAAAACCTGATGGTTCTCTATACTAGGCattctacaagaaaaaaaaaaaagtatggaccAAGGTGTTTGCTGTCAAACACAGAGTTCTGCATAGAATAAAGCAAACCTGGCTAGCAATGTGATTTGCCCAGCTCTGAAGGTTGGCTTGGTTTTGATGGCTTTTGGAGGGGCTAGATCACTAATGCTCCCTGCACCTTAAGACTTCAGAGCATGACATTTCTAAATTACGGAATGCCTCGTCATTTTTAGTGTGGCACTTATTTGTATTTTTGCGTGTTAACAACTTTCCCATATCCACAGCTATGACAAGAGCGAACATTAAAAACAAGTTAACATCTATTTCTAATAAATGACTAAGCATTTTTGATATCTCCACTTAATTTAACAAATACAAATTGTCTTAAAAATACTAACGATTTATGTGGGCCCATAAGAATTCATAATGAAATATGTCTAAACACGACTCATGGCCATTCTTGCAGAATTCTCAGTTGGAAAGTCACTTCAGAGACATTTATCAgaggtttcttttgttgtttctctcCCTGACAATGTGTGGCCCTTGTCTATGTTCTAATCATATTATTTACATCACAAGGGTCATGCGTAGAGCACATGCTACAAAGagagaataaatttttaaagaaatgcttaagaaTACACAATGTATACACAAAACCCTTGTGTAGTTAATATGGAAGAGTTGCTCACTCATCAAATTGGGCAAAGATGACGTAGAACTGATGAAACTTGGATGCATCATTTAACTATGAGGGCTTGTTTCTCTTAAATTGTCTCAGCAGTTGGAGCTTCGCACATATTTGATTATTAGGTACAATGATCAACAGATGCtatgttttaaaatgtgtatgaaaCAAACATGAACTACAAAGTGGAAGTGGCTTCCAAATGTGCCTGTGGCACTGAACTTGTGCCATCAAAGAGGAAGAATCACAAAATGGCACTAACCCATTTTTTCAAACATTCTATTTCTGAAAAAAGAATACATGTTCAAATTGAATTACCTTTATAATTGCCTCGGTTCAAAACAATAGTGTTTCTTCACATCCTATACCTTTGTTCTCAAATGCAGGATCTAAAGTTGACCCCATTGAAGTTCAGGCTGTGTTTCTATTCCCCTTAAGCGCAGTCGTGTCACAGCTCCCATTGGTACATAGTCCAAAATCTATGACTTCCATAATTATAATTAGATTCAACAGCCAAACTAAagattttttagttgtttttgttttgtctttttaaaaattttttaaatgaaactataATTAtatctttccccctttcctctctccaacccTCCCCATGTAtacccctttctctctttctccctctgtctctctcattaaTGGTCTCTTGCTAATGAATTGTCTCTATTACTTTAACTTTTGTTACATTCATATGCATTATattcttaaatacataaatataacctactcagtctgtgtaatgttgcttgcctgtgtgttttcagggctgattttTTGGAATTGAGAACTATTCCCTGGGGAAGACAATTTCTCTCACTCCCAGTAGCATCCCTTATCTggctatagttctttgtctatagTTGCCTACTACAGTACTGGGGATTGACAGATTATGAGTTACTGAAATAAATAATGCACACAGATGTGAAATATAAGTATTCAATATGTAATACCCATAAAGTAAAAATACTGCGGTATAAGAACCCTCACTATTATATGGATGTTATCAGCAAGCCACAACCTCTGAGGATCATGCTGATGACTGATGGTGATAACATGCTGAAGAAAGAACAGTATCAGAGGGCCAGCGCTGACCAGTTAGAAAGATGACGTAAAACGCTCCTCCTAGTCATGCAACAGTCATAACAGGCAGCAAGGTGCAGCATTACAAAAGAAATGCAGTCCACAAAACTCAGCtttcataatataaataaaacccttatttgaaaaacagagaaaggaaagaacagatcTCCTATAAGACCactttggatttttcttttgctgCACAAATTAATCCTCGCCGACATGGGtgcatcttttcttcttttacatcTCTGCATTTATCTCCAGCAAAATCTCTCATCATTTCTTCTTTCAAAAGCCTAAGTGAAATCCATTTTTTCTGAGGGTACCACTCTCTGACAAATGGTAGAAGTAATATATTGGTTAAATCTACAAGTATAACAGGAAATATGAAGCCGTGTCTTTAATTGCCCTGGAACGTTATCTATCCCCTTTTATCACTCAGCTCCTTCTCGTCCCAGGGTGTGCAGAATATTGCTGCTGAATGGGGCTGGTGATACACAGACACCTGAGCCTCAGAAGTTTCTTGCAATTTATTTCCCCTTAATGTaggcatcaaaaaaaaaaaaaagattcctctgTGTGATTAATCATCTTTATAACTGCTTATTTCAAAAACTTGACAAGTGTCATAGTCCATCACTTGCTGTAGCTGGGCTGAGAACTCACAACATaattgagagaaaaataaaacagagagagagagagagggagagagaaaaaagtcaCATATAATAGAACACCAAGAATGCCCCCTAATGTAAGCGATCAACTTAAGGTGACAATGTGTTAATTCAGGCTGGGCTGTGAGAAATGTGCCACTCTAGTGAAGGTGTTGATGATGGAGGCTATGAATGTGCGGTAAGAGATAAGTCGAAACTCTACTTTCCATTTCAATTTTGCTGTGGCCCTAAAAGTTCTCTAAAAACCATGTAGAATGAACAAAAATAACCCATCCATGTACCATGTAAGATAAGCAATGATTTTAGTACCTGTCCTTTAAATATGTCCTGAAAAGTTCTTGCTGTACATATTCAGCTACCTGTACTCACAGGTGCTACAGAACTCTCTTATAAAAGCATGCATCTGGACAAAATGCAAGAGCATTAGATAGCATGTATACAGTTCAAAGGCTGTTTACCTGATTCCCTCTAGGGAATATCTATTAAGATCAAACATTTTCCATAGCTTCATTTTTTTGCTACAAAAGCAAAACTCTCAAGACACTTGTTCTCACCTTGGTTGCAGGTCAGACTAACACTACATTACAGCTTGATTAAACCAGACTCTTCAAGGGTGGGACCCAGGCAATGGTGTATTCTAAAGTACCCAGTCAACTTCATCTTCCATCCCAAAGTGATAACACAGGGAAGGTGTAGTTACCCTGTTTGCATAAGGCGAGAACTGTAACCACCTGTGAACCTGATCATGAGCTGACCTAAACCAATTAAGAAAAGATATATGAGAAATAACCTTAAAGCAAGAAGGGGAAAAGAGTCCACACGTGTCTCTCataatttaaagagagagagaaaaaaaaaagtcaagccaTGGAATTgttatattgtttttttaaaaccttCATGCCTTTGGTTCATTATTCAATTATCATCCTTCCAGTTTCCCTTTGGTCTCAGAAATAAGGATTTTGAGTACGATGTGATCAGTGGCAGTTAGAAGGCCATTGAGCACACACCTTTCTTGTTATGGCCTTTGAAAATACTGCCAAGATTATTCACCCTCACTTTCTGGTTGGATTGCCACATCATTAGTTAATTGTCTAGGCTACTAGTTTCCAGAGAGTGTTTTGTAGAATGGTAACCTCAACCTTAGTGTCTCAGAAGCCTCTATAGACATAAGGGGAAAAGTGAGATAAAAAGGAAGCCAGGGTATATAATATAGTCTTCTCTCTCTGGATTTACAgtctttccaagttcactgagtACTTCAAGAATCAGAGATTTCTGGGGTCTATGCTGGGACACTGGCATAATCACACTCCATGTTTAAAGGAGGAAAGAACACAGAATTGTATAGTTTCTAATCTTTCATGAATTTAGGAATTAAATTTtcattgctttttgtttgcttgtttcctaATAAATATGTGTTCCACTCATTCCCAAAACAAAAGTTCATCTAGttaaaaattctgtttttatatGGGATGAAATAGTGGCTCTTACCTTCCCTGACTTTGGTGCCTCCAAGGACTATTGCCGATATGCCAACGGATGATGACAGGAGCCAGATGCAGATGTTGATGATCTTGGCTTTCAGAGGCGTTCGGAAGTCCAAAGCTTTCACCGGGTGGCACACGGCAATGTAGCGATCCACACTCATCATGGTCAGCGTGAATATGCTGGTAAACATGTTGTAGTAGTCAATGGAGATGACGATCTTGCACAAAACATCTCCGAAAGGCCAAGAATTCATCAAGTAGACGGTGCTCTGGAAGGGCATGGTGGTGGTAACCAAGGCATCCGCCAAAGCCAGGTTGAATATGTAGATGTTAGTTGCTGTCTTCATCTTCGTGTATCTGAAAGATAAGAAAcaacatttctttccttcctctgtaGCTTAAACCCAGAGGGTGAATGAGAGTGACAGCCACTTAATTATTAAGTTTGCTTTGCTCTTACTTTTTCTTATGCACTCACTGAATGAACAGATTGTATAAAGACTGCCTAGATGCCAGGGTAGTGAGAAAGATGAGTAAAGTCCTCAGGCTTCATTAAGTTTTGGCTTAGTGCTTTGctcaagaaaaaattaaataaaaaaagcataAAGGCAACACAGATCAATAAATAGATGAATATACAGAAAGGCTGGAATACTGTAGAGGCCTTCATGTCATAAGTGATTTATTTTAATCCTTCACAGAGGATCTTGATTtaagtatttttgaaatattttttcttctgtttgtataAAACGAATACCCTTTTCCCTTCATGGTTATTTTAAGAAATCAATTGTTGTAATTATTTAACCTTTTGAAAGCACAAAatggtgtttaattttaaattatatccaCCTGCAGTGACCATAGCATAATTAGAACCATTGATTTCTTCTTGCCAATATGCCACCAACTTGTCATTGTAAGtacattatataaataaaaccgAACAAGATGAATAACATTTGATACAGCAACATCACAGGAAATACAAgtatttctgtctttctctgtcccaGTCTTGGGCAGTTTTTAAAGTGCACAACTGTCTTTCTTGCCTGTCAGTCAAGGGGACAGTAATGTTCAAGATGTATCAGCATCTTGCCTAGAAGCTGAAATCATTCTCTATACCACAACATGAAGTTCAGAGCAACACCATTTTCACTCAAATCTGAATCAGCAGAAttgttctccacaaggagaacaacagaaccaaaaaatctgagcacaggggtcttccctgagactgatattctaaccaaggaccattcatggagataacatagaacccctgcacagatgtagtccatggcagttaaatatccaagtgggttccattgtaataggaacagggactgtctctgacatgaactgattggcctgctctttaattacctccccctgagggggaagcagcattaccaggccacagaagaagacactgcagccactcctgatgagacctaattgactaggatcagaaggaaggaaaagaagtcctcccctatcagtggacttggggaggggcatacatgcagaggatgaaggaagggagggattgggatgggaggagggagagaaccacagggggatacaaagtgaataaagtgtaattaataaagaaaaaaaaaaaagaaaaaaagaaaagaatgcttCTTCCAGAATCCATTGGGCAGTAACCCATAGCGTCTCACCTCTTTGAAGCAAGGAGGAAAAGTCTGTATGTTAGTTTCTTTCTATGTACCTCAGATTTATAAGCCTTATCACAGCGAATTCATCTCTGTCCCACtagacatacatttttttttcatgaaaaacaTGTCAGTTACATCAGTGTGATAAAATGATGTTGTCCAATGTGACGTTCTTGAGTCTAAACTTCCTGAGTCAGGTTAAGACATACATAAGGACAATAAGCTGGGAGCCTCGGAGAGAAGCCAGTATAGGGTCTGGCTCAACACATCCGGTATGCAGGGATACAGTCTGCCCTCAGCATCCACTGTTTGttctccctctctgccctttTCTTGTGTGGAGTGAGATATGGTATTGGCTGGGAGAGCACTGCAAGGACTGGCACGAAAGCCAACATGCTCTGGTCTCCACCGTCATGGCCCATTTCTAACAGAGTAATGCAATCCAGGGAGAGGGGAAACACATTCCACTCATATGGACATTTTACTCAAATAATGTTAAATGGCTTATATGCTTTAGAACATGATTAAAGCTCTacaagcaaagactcatgatatCTAACTCAGATAACTAAGCAAGCACAGTTAAGCCATATTTCTAATGAGAAAATATAGAATGCAATATATATGAATACTGCCTGCTTTAAAATGTGGTTTCATGTTTCAAAAATATATGGTATAGACATACTTCCCTATAACAAAATCTCTAATGCTAATAGTAATTCTATCAGTGATAACTCATGTGTTATGTACTCATGTGTTTTgagtctctgagggtcctgtgccTTCATGAAGTTATACTGccatcctttgctttataaacttTTACATACCTGGGTCCTAGTATGCTAGTCAGTTTTACATCATGTTGACAAATATTTGAGCTAGTCAACTTGTCTGTATAAAGGATTATTTCTGTTCCCTTCCTTGGAGGTTTCAGACCAAGCCTTGCTGGCTTTATCGCTTCAGGCCTATGGTAAGGCAGCATCTCAAGATAAGACTGCAGGGCCAAGAAACACCATTCATTTTACCATCAGTAGTGAAGAATATAAGGAGGGGTATGAGATCCCAAGACTCCATTTAAGTGCACACCTACACCAGTCCAAGGACCTCCAACGAACCTGCATCCATAAAGATCTAAGGGCACATATTCAGCACATAGGCCTTGAAGCAATGTTCAAGGCCCAGAGAATAGGTCTTACTACCATAAGCCTCAGTTTTCTTGTgtacaaaatgaaaaatgaatgtttattgtATAGCATTCCAAAGATAACTTTGTGGCATGGGATGAAATGTATTTCTCCACTCTCCAAATGATCctgtttaatttatttcatgtttcccaactctccctccctttcataTGTGGGAAGAATCTAACAGTTAGCCCAGAAAGCAAAGTGGGATGTAGCTTCCAAATTACATTCATGACTATTTTACTAAAATGGTTAAACTGGCTTGAACACAAAGATGGTGATAAAATGAATCTTGAGCCCTGACATCGGAGAACATAAGTGCAATGATATTAGACTCTGTAAATAAGATATGGTTCTAATGTCATCATAAAATGTTGGGTGATACCTGACTTTTAGCTTTTCCAAATATTTAGAACCAGTAGATTCTCAAAATTGCAAAAGACCTAAATGTATAAAGAACCCACATCTTGTCATCAGCTCCCAGGATAAAAGAACTAAGCACAGAGAGTATTCAGTGGCCACTTACTTCAAAAAGCTTTCTGTCCATTATGCAGACTTTATCTCCCTTAGGTCTCTTAATAAATCCATGTGGTAGATATTAATATTCCTCTTCTATAAATGAGGCAACTGAGAATCatgaaattatctttaaaaatcttaaaatgatATAATCAAAAATGACAGAGCGGAAATTGCAGTGCAGAGTTAGATGACAAGTTTTGTATTCCTACATCTGTCATTCCAGCTTCTTACAACTTTCAGAATCTAGTATTTTGACTTCCGTTACTTGATTCTCACATTTGTCTTTCATGTTGGGTTTGAGATTCATGTCTTTTTCTAG includes:
- the Oprk1 gene encoding kappa-type opioid receptor — protein: MESPVQIFRGEPGPTCAPSACLLPNSSAWVPNWAESDSNGSMGSEDQQLEPAHISPAIPVIITAVYSVVFVVGLVGNSLVMFVIIRYTKMKTATNIYIFNLALADALVTTTMPFQSTVYLMNSWPFGDVLCKIVISIDYYNMFTSIFTLTMMSVDRYIAVCHPVKALDFRTPLKAKIINICIWLLSSSVGISAIVLGGTKVREDVDVIECSLQFPDDDYSWWDLFMKICVFVFAFVIPVLIIIVCYTLMILRLKSVRLLSGSREKDRNLRRITKLVLVVVAVFIVCWTPIHIFILVEALGSTSHSTAALSSYYFCIALGYTNSSLNPVLYAFLDENFKRCFRDFCFPIKMRVERQSTNRVRNTVQDPAALRDVDGMNKPV